The Channa argus isolate prfri chromosome 22, Channa argus male v1.0, whole genome shotgun sequence genome has a window encoding:
- the LOC137107776 gene encoding histone H4 — protein sequence MSGRGKGGKGLGKGGAKRHRKVLRDNIQGITKPAIRRLARRGGVKRISGLIYEETRGVLKVFLENVIRDAVTYTEHAKRKTVTAMDVVYALKRQGRTLYGFGS from the coding sequence ATGAGcggaagaggaaaaggaggcaAAGGACTCGGAAAAGGAGGCGCCAAGCGTCACCGCAAAGTTCTCCGTGACAACATCCAGGGAATCACCAAACCCGCCATCCGCCGTCTGGCTCGTCGTGGCGGAGTCAAGCGAATCTCCGGTCTGATCTACGAGGAGACTCGCGGTGTGTTGAAGGTTTTCCTGGAGAACGTGATCCGTGATGCCGTCACCTACACCGAGCACGCTAAGAGGAAGACCGTGACCGCCATGGACGTGGTCTACGCCCTCAAGAGACAGGGTCGCACCCTGTACGGCTTCGGCAGCTAA